Genomic DNA from Epinephelus moara isolate mb chromosome 24, YSFRI_EMoa_1.0, whole genome shotgun sequence:
GAAGGACTGTACGTAATGTGAGTAAttgatcattttttttatgCCGGCCTCTATTTACCAGCATGCTCCTGTTTTACAGATTGCCCCTGCAGTCGGGACTGGGGCCCATATGGCACAGCGGTTTACTGGCGATTTGACTATACTGCTGATGAAGTGTTGCTGTTCCTCTGGAGTAACCTGTTGGAGGAGGAACATTATACAAGGCTTTTACTAGGCTCTCGCTAAACTCTGAAAGTGTCTTCCGCTGTTCAAACAAGGCTGCTGGCACAGGCTGGGGTTTTGCCGTTGCACAGGAACCCTCCCTTCCCAAGTTGGACCTCAGGTTGCCTTCCACATCCTCCAGACAGCTCCGCAGAGAGGGGATGTTTATTATGATGCAAAACCGCCTCGGCGAGACGCAATCACAACACTTTTCCTGCTGTGCTTACTGTATGCAGGGGTGGATGCATCTCTATAGAACTGGGGTGAAAGTTGCAAAGAAGAAAAGCTGGCTAATCCTGTTTCAAAAGGATAAGTTTCTCATAAACAGGAAAActgcagctcttttttttttatttcaaccaacGTAACAGTTTGACGACTATCTGTCTGACGATAAAAACTATTTAACGTGATGTGTACTCCCGCACATAGCTGTACAGCACAAATGTACTTAACTCTCCcttcctccaccctcctcctcctcctcctctcgacCCAACTCTCCACGCCAAATGGAGAGATTAAAAGCAGACATGGAGGGGCTCCAGAGAGAAGGTGGGGGAATAGAATCATCACTCACCTATTAGACTGGCCATGGAGGCTGTGTTGATAATCTTGCCGTATCCTTGCTTCAACATCACTCGACCTGCTGCCTAAGGCAAGGATTCAGGGGAAAGAGGCACATTAAACACCTTATTATGGCACTGATATGCTACCAAAAAGCCTGAGCACGgatcaacacaaaaacatggagtTTATCCTCACAGACAGAGATAGATAGTGGTTAAACAACATTTGGGTGGTAGGGCATATATAACcgcacaaataaaaaaaaatgaaaagaaaatatagacagacagacagacagacagatagacagatagacagatagatagatagatagattcagATGTCTGTCTGGCAGAGACTTGATAATATAGAACTAATTTTAGTAACTACAGAGTAATTTAGGCTGCTTGGACCAGTAATTAGGTCACACTACAACTGGTTTTGATAGATATAAACtattaaagaaataaattatCAAAAATCAACTTGGTTCTTTCAACATAGATTCTCTAACAAATTGATGGCGGACTTACAAAACTATTTAGAACTGGTaaacttttccattttttatttcaatatcGCAAACATAACTCAAGATTATTTCCCAAGTATGAAAACACAGGTCACAGGTTTTACTGTTACAACTCTGTGGCTTTGcctcttttatatttatttatactaGTGGAATTTAACTaaaacatttactcaagtatcgtacttaagtaaaattttgAGGTGCTTGTACTTTACTAGTATTTCAACTTTTTGCTACTTTATGTTTCCACTACACTTCATTTTGGAAGccaatattgtactttttacttcactgcatttattttacaaaattagTTACTGTGCAGATTCAAATTTTTATTacaaatataatcaacaaataaattatgatgtattttatggataaagataaaactttattgagTCCTTGGTGAAATTCACAAGCTACCCAACAGCCTcacttttaccagctgcaaAATTAGAGTGATGTTCACATTAATTCATCAATAATTAACTCAATAATACAAAAGCTTATATAATAtcctgaaatgggccattctgcataatgaatacttttactttttctttttttcatatatttcagtgtttctatttttgtatctttactgaatgcaggacttttacctgtAACAAAATATCTCTACACTGTTTCTATACTGTTGCATTGCTACTTTTACATAAGtcaaagatctgaatacttcttccaccattaGTACCTGCTGTACAGTGCTGTCtggtaaaaaaacacattttcaaatttggtgggtttttttgacaaaatgaagTATTAGGTGAAGTAACTGCTTCCAAAGCTTTACTACCATATGCCTTCATATGTTGGTTGTCGTGGAAGTTTAGTCTGCACAATAGCAAATGATACTTTCATATTAAAGTAATCCATGCACAATTTGAACTATTCATATTGTTTGGGGAATTGCAACATTGAGCATTGgtgcagacttttttttttaaatctatacatgtattatattttttcttctctgtctgatATTTCCAAAACCCTTAGATCCAGTGTTTGTCAAATGAACATTGAAGTGTTTATATACTGTTTGGAGCACAACTTGTCTTTGCATCTAATTTCACAGCAGTATGTGACTTGAGTGAAAATCTAATGACACTATTTATTTTGGAGTTAAACcatcaacataaatcaaaatTGAActcaaattaaatatatttacttttaatattttttttttttttggttcgtCTGAAAATTTTAATCACACTGTGTGATACAGTGGAGCAAATAAATTGGCAGCCacagtctctctcacacacacacgcctgctTTTAGAGCAGGTGATACACACCTGACAGCACATGAACGTCCCCCTCAGGTTGACGTTAAAGGTTTGGTCCCACTCCTCTAGACTGGTGTCTTCACTGGCTGAGTTCATGTTAATGCCAGCGTTGTTACAGGTGATATGGATCGCCCCCCATTTGGAGACAATGCTGTCAATCATCCTCTGGACATCATCTGATTTGCTGATGTCAGCTGTGATCGGAAAAGCATTGATGCCTgtttcaaaacagaaaaaaacatggatgtcTGTTAGGATAGCTTGTACATATTGTAACATGACGCACATTATGAGCAACCTCTGTCCTTGGACATTTtagaagtttattttaaaaatcctaTTATGGATCAAGGtttgaaaaaaaagtgatgaaaaatactatttaacatttttttgttgctgcttttttaGTGAAGGACATTTCAGTCTTGAGGAAGAAAACTGAAAGAAATAACACACATCCTCAGGTTCATGGGGACATGTGTAACCTGACACAGTATATCTTGTGCTTTAGTatgctgccatctgctggccaGAAACCATAACCTGACCACACTTACAATTTCTGATGTTTGGAAAAACTATGAGTTGCACAAGCCTAGTTTGAGAGTTTTCATGTAGTGGTTAACGGTGTTCTACCAAAATTATGCTTGAGTGCTGAGAGGGCCATTCATCCATGTGACATTTGATGAGTCTGTCATCACAGATGGACCACCTCACCAGTTTAACATCTACATAATGACTCTTTTCACAGTTGTCTCATTTTGACTCAGGTGTCTTCAGATATGACAATTTTCTAGTTTCTGCAATTCATACAACCGAATCTAAGCTAATAATCAAATTATTTAATACACTCCTTActttgttttaatattaatCATATCTAGAGCTGTTACAGGCAGAGAGCAAATCAGTTTGtcacaaaagaaaaaggaaaatcacCTTATCTTAAAGGGTATaaggtaaataaatacatttgcacTACAGGGGAATTATTGCACAGTATACTTATAAAACACTTAAGACATTAACTGTCGGTATGAACTTGGAtatttacattatattacatttaaaaggAAGCTAATGCTCAGAAgtgatgtatttttctttacagtaaagtagaaaaaataaatactaaactatccagaatacagctctctgaaaaaCAGTAAATACTTACTATAGTCATTTAAAGAaactgaacattgtgcaaaatattgtttaCCAGAACCTttagtacaaaagaatctgtatcagattTCTATCTTAAAATGACATGGGTGGAACCCCTTTTGCTAAGGCACTGCCAAACatttgatttgtaaatggtCCTCATTCCTCAGAAAAATTGCACATATTATTCTGAGGATATCGCAGgctgttcatcatttgttttgtaaatgggtgaacattttcagaatgtacTTCTCTACACAGAAAAAAGGGAACTGTTTTGAAGAGGTTGTTATTTGTTggttattatgcaatggttttactggtctggcccacttgagatcaaattgggcttgGACCTATGAACTGCACAGAATGTGACAACTATCATCAAATACTGAGTCTCTCTTTGTTGTAAACCTGCCATTTTGcttatcaaatcaaatcaagtttgtTGTCATTCTACTGTACATCTCTGTGCAAGGcagagtgagagtgagtgtTTCCCTGGGATCAAGGTGCAGCATGAATGACGTTATATAAAAGGACACAAACATTTATACAGCACAACACAGTCCCTGACCCTGTACAGAGTGCAAGTTATATGTCAAGTGAGTTACTGAACAAGATAGAGATATGCAGCTgatgcttaaagggacagttttgattttttgaAGTAGGGTCATATGAGGTCCATAGTCAGTGTCTTACCTTCAGTACATGGCATtcggcatgcccccagtttggaaaaGCAGCAGGAGGCTGACACAAAAGCTAAGCAATATACTGCTGTAAACAGGacgcagcagcaaaacatattttagccacttttGAAAAGGCCTACCTATCTCAAAAAATCAATAACAGTCTAAGTGGATGCTaaattgagagtattttcatcgttttaccttgctgtcagataGCCCTTTCCTTTGGCACTACATTCTCTTAACCATTGAACTTCCATACCCCTACACATAAGTGCAACTATGCCACTCAGTGTTATACACTGCAGATCAGCTGTCATGGTCAGACATTCAGCAGTTTATGGAAAGGAcaataaatacaagaaaattaaaaaaaaaaaaaaaaaaagagtgattATGGTAGCAACGACAAAATGCCACTCACTGTGGAGACAAGAGGAAACCTTTAATCAACTAGAGTATAAGAAAGAACTTTTGTAGAGAGAAACTGAGCTGGcctaaacagagagagatgtgtAGGAACACAGAGGTTCTACAGTTGAGAAAATCTAGTGCCAAAAGAAAGGGCTGCCTGACAGCACGGTAAAGGGGTGAAAATATTAGCAATAAAGtgcacacttaaactgatagattttttttttttaaggaagggtttttttggtggctaaaatacgttttgttgcTAACCTCAGTCCACAGCAGCCCATTGCTTAGCTTCTAAGTTGGCACTCCTGCCGgctctccaaactgggggcgtgctgaccgCCATGTAGTAAAGGTAATACACGGACCATAGACAAGCACctcaaccccacttcaaaaaaaatcAGAGCAATGCCTTAAAGTCTACATTACCTTTAAGGAAGAGCTCTCCAGCCACTGCCTCTGCTTTCTCTTGGTCCAGGTCCACCACGGCCACATTCGCACCAGCCTCACCCAGAGCATGAGCAAATGCTCGGCCTATGCCCTGCCCAGCACCCGTCACATAGGCCACCTTTCCATCAAGACGCATCCGATCAAGGATGGGGCGCCCCTTGACCCCACGGAAAACTTCATCATCTGTTATTTTACTCTGATACAAAGTGACAAGATAAGCAAACATGATCAGTGAGAATGGTGCTATTACAAAGAGAAAATTCCCAGTGAAGGTAGGATGACAGCTGTTTTATCCCACACCCTCATTGCTCCATTGAGGTTTGAACACTGGGGTTATCTAAACAGTACCTGTGTCCTAGAGCACTCAGAGGTCACAGGTACCCGGCGGATGATGCTGATGCCATCTCTGAGAGGAACAATGAcctttaaaacaagaaaaatagtgcctaaataaaaaacagaatacctgtcaaacacatacagtagcaTGTAAAGGTTTGAACCTTACCTGCTCCACTCGGGGATCATTACGGACAAACTCGTTGAATTTTCTAAGTGCCAGTCCGTTGCTATCTGTGGTGTCTTTAAGGTAAACTTTTGCTTTGAACAGTGAGTTATCTACACATATGGCCCCTCGCAATCTCAGCAGGCTGTTGTCCAAAATAAAGTTGTAGTAGTTGATGTAATTCTCCTTGTCAGCATCAATGAAGACCATGTCAAACTGCTCACCTGCAGCTGCCAACTCCTGGAAGGGACAGAGAGTTATTAGAAACCTGGCCACGTGCCCCACAGTCTGTTAACttattaacacaaacaaacaggaagagTCAGTGTTAACCCTTGCCTGCTCTCATTATCCGAAGCACCCAACATAGCACACAGTAACTACGatttaaagcatttaaaaggaaaagtgcaaaataaatacactgcaaaatatttaattttcaaatctGCTCTGACATCATGGGTATAGATTTTGGAGAGGGGGGATGCAGGAGACGCAatcccctcaatatttagaacatgtgcatttacCCCACCCCCATCCTGCAACTTTTGACAaagttaaagacatttacaccataaattgatgcagaaaatgcattaaaaaaatcaccagaatgaaGGAAATAAATGGTTTGATACTTCAAATTGTTTGGCCAAGGACCTCCAAGAAAAATTATTTTGCAGAATATTCTGTCACAGTGatattgacctttgaccttttggatatgaagTATCATCACTCCAACATTTATCCCattagacatttatgtgaaattttgtcataattagggTACACATTCTTGAGTTAttgccaaaaacattttttgtgagatcacagtgaccttgacctttgactatcaAATTCTAATATTTCATCTTTAAGTCCAAATGGACTTTataccaaatttgaaaaaaaaatctgtcaaggtgttcttgagaagCTGTGTTCAAGAAAACAGACAaccagaaaacataatgcctctgaccACGACTTGTCagcacggaggcataaaaaaacacactgagggCACACAAGTTAACATTTTTACTACTTACTTTAATATAACAAAGCTATAAAATGACAATAGCAGAATGACTGCAGTAAACATCAACAATgaaaaagagcaagaaagtgcaGCTGGTACCATCCATAATGCATTATGAAATGATTATTGAAACtcttaaaatattcagaatcaataaTGTATGGATACATTGATATTTCTGTCAAAAATACTGACCTTTAAAGTGTCCATGGCAGGCCCAGTCTTGACAGTAATCTTCTTGCCATGTGGAGACTTGTCAAAAAAAGGTTGGGCAAATTCTTTGAGGTATGGCTCTAACTCACAGGCAACTAAGCGGCCGTCCTCAGGAAGCCCTTCAGCCATGGACAACGCACCATAACCTGTGAACATCCCAATCTCTAGGACCCTCTTAACTTGACTCATGTGGATCAGCATCTTCAGGGTCTGGCCTGCCAAAAACATGCCCATGAGCAAGTTATCGCAATATGGTAAACAATGAGCACgaaaatgtaaatgtcaaacCTTCAACATGTCCAGTGATGCACTCCTTGGGAAGCCGGAACATAGTCTTGCCCTCTCTGTGCACTTGATCCCAGTCATGGGAAATTGTTTTTCTATAATTAAGCATGAGTGAAAACATTAACCTATTAACCTTACACAGTAGTATTTTGAGTTATGGATGAATATGTGCAGGAAGCCAAGACATACTTGTATAGCTGTGCCAGAGGTTCACTTTCCTGTGTGGTCATTTTCTCC
This window encodes:
- the zgc:113054 gene encoding uncharacterized protein zgc:113054 isoform X1; amino-acid sequence: MPSEKVPDTPVEVLADLLRKAKEIAAASSNVPEELTSHLEKALDIASGLDDYLEKMTTQESEPLAQLYKKTISHDWDQVHREGKTMFRLPKECITGHVEGQTLKMLIHMSQVKRVLEIGMFTGYGALSMAEGLPEDGRLVACELEPYLKEFAQPFFDKSPHGKKITVKTGPAMDTLKELAAAGEQFDMVFIDADKENYINYYNFILDNSLLRLRGAICVDNSLFKAKVYLKDTTDSNGLALRKFNEFVRNDPRVEQVIVPLRDGISIIRRVPVTSECSRTQSKITDDEVFRGVKGRPILDRMRLDGKVAYVTGAGQGIGRAFAHALGEAGANVAVVDLDQEKAEAVAGELFLKGINAFPITADISKSDDVQRMIDSIVSKWGAIHITCNNAGINMNSASEDTSLEEWDQTFNVNLRGTFMCCQAAGRVMLKQGYGKIINTASMASLIVPHPQKQLSYNTSKAGVVKLTQTLGTEWIDRGVRVNCISPGIVDTPLIHSESLRPLVQRWLSDIPAGRLAQVTDLQAAVVYLASDASDYMTGHNLVIEGGQSLW
- the zgc:113054 gene encoding uncharacterized protein zgc:113054 isoform X2, with protein sequence MPSEKVPDTPVEVLADLLRKAKEIAAASSNVPEELTSHLEKALDIASGLDDYLEKMTTQESEPLAQLYKKTISHDWDQVHREGKTMFRLPKECITGHVEGQTLKMLIHMSQVKRVLEIGMFTGYGALSMAEGLPEDGRLVACELEPYLKEFAQPFFDKSPHGKKITVKTGPAMDTLKELAAAGEQFDMVFIDADKENYINYYNFILDNSLLRLRGAICVDNSLFKAKVYLKDTTDSNGLALRKFNEFVRNDPRVEQVIVPLRDGISIIRRVPVTSECSRTQSKITDDEVFRGVKGRPILDRMRLDGKVAYVTGAGQGIGRAFAHALGEAGANVAVVDLDQEKAEAVAGELFLKGINAFPITADISKSDDVQRMIDSIVSKWGAIHITCNNAGINMNSASEDTSLEEWDQTFNVNLRGTFMCCQAAGRVMLKQGYGKIINTASMASLIVPHPQKQLSYNTSKAGVVKLTQTLGTEWIDRGVRVNCISPESEASGAALAVRYPCW